In the genome of Candidatus Reidiella endopervernicosa, one region contains:
- the dsrO gene encoding sulfate reduction electron transfer complex DsrMKJOP subunit DsrO — MSNHADKQVKDQSRRRFIAGTAAAASVTIAPGVLLSTAHAKPADEAVTDKVRWGMLIDTNKCAKGCNDCVSACNEEHALTTHGRPETDTQYIRKVELREKATGAVHSLPLMCQHCENPPCADVCPTGASFKRADGIVLVDKHICIGCRYCMMACPYKARSFVHETVEDQKPYSPRGKGTVEACTLCVHRVDEDGTPACVESCGEDAMVFGDLNDPESNIAKAVKTHATTQIRADLGLNPGVRYQGI, encoded by the coding sequence ATGAGTAACCACGCAGATAAACAAGTAAAAGATCAGTCGCGTCGTCGTTTTATCGCCGGTACGGCTGCTGCTGCCAGTGTCACCATCGCACCAGGCGTACTGCTCTCAACGGCACACGCCAAACCAGCAGATGAAGCAGTTACCGACAAGGTTCGCTGGGGCATGCTGATCGACACCAACAAGTGTGCTAAGGGGTGTAACGACTGTGTGAGCGCCTGTAATGAAGAGCATGCGCTGACTACACACGGCCGTCCAGAGACCGATACCCAGTACATCCGCAAGGTTGAACTGCGTGAGAAGGCCACTGGTGCTGTTCACTCGCTGCCACTGATGTGCCAGCACTGTGAGAATCCACCCTGTGCCGATGTCTGCCCAACGGGTGCTTCGTTCAAACGCGCGGATGGTATCGTTCTGGTCGACAAACACATCTGTATCGGCTGTCGCTATTGCATGATGGCCTGCCCCTATAAGGCTCGCTCATTTGTGCACGAGACTGTCGAGGATCAGAAGCCCTATTCACCTCGTGGCAAGGGCACTGTAGAGGCGTGTACGCTCTGCGTTCATCGTGTCGACGAGGACGGTACACCAGCCTGTGTTGAGTCCTGCGGCGAAGACGCGATGGTGTTTGGTGATCTCAACGATCCAGAGAGCAACATCGCCAAGGCCGTTAAGACCCACGCAACCACCCAGATTCGTGCCGACCTCGGCCTTAATCCTGGCGTGCGTTACCAGGGCATCTGA
- a CDS encoding NAD(P)-binding protein, with the protein MATSSEDMNNDLTFRRYEDGDSKTSAWSEQIFQASWSHKCPTYVHRTPPCQGSCPAGEDIRGWLDIVRGIEKPVGDMDWQEYAFRRSTNANPFPSIMGRVCPAPCQDGCNRNQVEDFVGINSIEQYIGDTALANNYQFDAPAPETGKKVAIIGGGPAGLAAAYQLRRRGHGATVFDDHEELGGFMRYGIPGYRTPRDVLDGEIKRITDMGVEVRTSTRIGKDIPMDQIEKDYDAVLWAIGTHSGRNIPVEGADAVNCISGIAFLAAFNEGRLQAVTGKVIVIGGGDTSIDVASVARRLGAITEVHENDRAENVILGQTAHDVAATAKREGADVMLTSLFPVEEMTAAEHEVRDATNEGVEIRGSVMPLEVIKGADGRATALKIAKCEMVDGRPTVIEGSEETIECDLVVSAIGQSGNMEGIESVDNGKGFIDADANFQVPGKAGHFVAGDIVRPHLLTTAIGQASIAADGIDRYLDNQEMSKRPKVDVHHFNLMRKLVETDHSPVDFHAAGRDEIKKAEGFAKEIDLGLRGTSENDWAVHNYEDRATNEIIPSTNLFLGHFEFTDRIKRDEISIGSDEVLGNYQERLVCLTTEQAQEEAGRCMSCGMCFECDNCVVFCPQEAVKKTPAKDSTTGRYVFTDYSRCIGCHICADVCPTGYIDMGMGE; encoded by the coding sequence ATGGCTACAAGCAGCGAAGATATGAACAACGATCTGACATTCCGTCGATATGAAGATGGCGACAGCAAAACCTCGGCATGGTCAGAGCAGATCTTCCAGGCCAGCTGGTCGCACAAGTGCCCCACCTACGTACACCGTACCCCCCCATGCCAGGGCAGCTGCCCTGCAGGTGAGGATATCCGCGGCTGGCTCGACATCGTTCGCGGTATCGAGAAACCAGTTGGCGATATGGATTGGCAGGAGTATGCATTCCGCCGTTCAACTAACGCCAACCCCTTCCCTTCAATCATGGGTCGTGTCTGCCCCGCTCCTTGTCAGGACGGCTGTAACCGTAACCAGGTTGAAGACTTCGTCGGTATCAACTCTATCGAGCAGTACATCGGTGACACCGCACTGGCCAACAACTACCAGTTCGATGCACCCGCTCCTGAGACCGGTAAGAAGGTAGCGATCATCGGTGGCGGACCAGCGGGCCTGGCAGCTGCCTACCAGCTGCGTCGTCGTGGCCACGGTGCGACCGTATTTGATGACCACGAAGAGCTCGGCGGCTTCATGCGTTACGGCATTCCTGGCTACCGTACTCCTCGCGACGTACTCGACGGTGAGATCAAGCGCATCACCGACATGGGCGTAGAGGTTCGTACCAGCACCCGTATCGGTAAAGACATCCCAATGGACCAGATCGAGAAGGATTACGACGCCGTACTCTGGGCGATCGGTACCCACTCTGGTCGTAACATCCCGGTTGAGGGTGCAGATGCCGTCAACTGTATCTCTGGTATCGCCTTCCTCGCAGCCTTTAATGAAGGCCGCCTGCAGGCAGTCACCGGTAAGGTAATCGTCATCGGTGGTGGTGACACCTCGATCGACGTCGCCTCTGTTGCCCGTCGCCTCGGTGCAATCACCGAAGTCCACGAAAATGATCGTGCCGAGAACGTTATCCTCGGCCAGACCGCACACGACGTGGCAGCGACTGCCAAGCGTGAAGGCGCTGACGTTATGCTCACCTCACTCTTCCCCGTTGAAGAGATGACCGCTGCAGAACACGAAGTTCGTGATGCAACCAACGAGGGTGTTGAGATTCGTGGCAGCGTAATGCCTCTTGAAGTCATCAAGGGTGCCGATGGTCGCGCCACCGCACTGAAGATTGCCAAGTGTGAGATGGTCGATGGTCGTCCTACCGTTATTGAAGGCTCTGAAGAGACCATCGAGTGTGACCTGGTCGTATCTGCGATCGGTCAGAGCGGTAACATGGAAGGCATCGAATCAGTCGACAACGGCAAGGGTTTCATTGATGCCGACGCCAACTTCCAGGTTCCTGGCAAGGCGGGTCACTTCGTTGCTGGCGATATCGTTCGCCCTCACCTGCTGACCACCGCTATCGGCCAGGCTTCTATCGCAGCCGACGGTATTGATCGCTACCTCGACAATCAAGAGATGAGCAAGCGTCCGAAGGTCGACGTTCATCACTTCAACCTGATGCGTAAGCTGGTTGAGACCGATCACAGCCCAGTGGACTTCCACGCAGCAGGTCGCGATGAGATCAAGAAGGCCGAAGGTTTTGCTAAGGAGATCGATCTGGGTCTGCGTGGTACCTCTGAGAACGACTGGGCGGTACACAACTACGAAGATCGTGCTACCAACGAGATCATTCCTTCAACCAACCTGTTCCTCGGCCACTTCGAGTTCACCGACCGCATTAAGCGTGACGAGATCTCAATCGGCTCAGATGAAGTGCTCGGTAACTACCAGGAGCGTCTGGTCTGTCTGACCACAGAGCAGGCACAGGAAGAGGCTGGTCGCTGCATGAGCTGCGGCATGTGCTTCGAGTGTGATAACTGCGTTGTCTTCTGTCCTCAGGAGGCTGTTAAGAAGACCCCGGCTAAGGATTCAACCACTGGCCGTTACGTCTTCACTGACTACAGCCGTTGTATCGGTTGTCACATCTGCGCCGACGTCTGCCCCACCGGTTACATCGACATGGGCATGGGTGAATAA
- the dsrK gene encoding sulfate reduction electron transfer complex DsrMKJOP subunit DsrK, with protein sequence MADFQTPQMKEFPIIPDLQNDATSHLSPFIAKPNHNEDIGFPGELVDNWEEKAIDKMGDLLGKYRSLRVYLDSCVKCGACTDKCHYFQGTYDPKNMPVARQDLLRSVYRRYFTFAGKFFAKLGMPGIVGAREMNREVLDEWYSYFHQCSQCRRCSVFCPYGIDTAEISMAAREIMDSIGHGQKYCNEILGKLQKIGNNLGLPEKALKATLAEFEEEIEDETGVEVRIPIDEQGADVLLITPSADFFAEPHIDGLMGYAKVFHAAGVKWTLSTYASEAANFSMFIGSYSNMKVVAERIRKAAIDLGVKRIIVGECGHAWRVAYSFWNTTAGIGSGADENDVYAQQLQKQLDHSYPIPQHICEFTNDLIEKGELNLDKSRNDHRVVTFHDSCNVARGSRMGTTPGGQFDIPREVIKACCNNYVDMEPETIREKTYCCGGGGGLLTDDLMEIRVKGALPRMEALKSVVDEHKVTNLAAICAICKAQFAKVLPYYGFPMDMITSTHQLVKDAIILPGEGEGNDDDQEENED encoded by the coding sequence GTGGCCGATTTCCAGACACCGCAGATGAAGGAATTTCCGATTATTCCGGATCTGCAAAACGATGCGACATCACACCTTAGTCCCTTTATCGCTAAGCCGAACCACAATGAGGATATCGGCTTCCCCGGTGAGTTGGTTGATAACTGGGAAGAGAAAGCCATCGACAAGATGGGCGATCTGCTCGGTAAGTACCGCTCTCTTCGTGTCTATCTCGATAGCTGTGTAAAGTGTGGTGCCTGCACCGACAAGTGCCACTATTTCCAAGGTACCTACGATCCTAAGAACATGCCGGTTGCTCGTCAGGACCTGCTACGTAGTGTCTACCGCCGCTACTTCACCTTTGCGGGTAAATTCTTTGCCAAACTCGGCATGCCTGGCATCGTCGGCGCACGCGAGATGAACCGTGAAGTACTGGATGAGTGGTACAGCTACTTCCACCAGTGCTCACAGTGTCGTCGTTGCTCAGTCTTCTGCCCCTACGGTATCGATACCGCAGAAATCTCTATGGCGGCTCGTGAGATCATGGACTCTATTGGCCATGGTCAGAAGTACTGTAATGAGATCCTCGGTAAACTACAGAAGATTGGTAACAATCTGGGTCTACCAGAGAAGGCTCTCAAGGCGACTCTTGCAGAGTTCGAAGAGGAGATTGAGGATGAGACCGGCGTTGAGGTCCGCATCCCTATTGATGAGCAGGGTGCCGATGTTCTACTCATCACCCCCTCTGCCGACTTCTTTGCTGAGCCGCACATTGATGGTCTGATGGGTTATGCCAAGGTCTTCCATGCTGCGGGGGTCAAATGGACGCTGAGCACCTACGCCTCTGAAGCGGCCAACTTCTCGATGTTTATCGGCAGCTACTCCAATATGAAGGTCGTGGCTGAACGTATTAGAAAGGCGGCAATCGACCTCGGCGTTAAGCGCATCATTGTCGGTGAGTGTGGTCACGCCTGGCGCGTTGCATACAGTTTCTGGAATACCACCGCTGGAATCGGCTCTGGTGCCGATGAAAATGATGTCTATGCCCAGCAGCTCCAGAAACAGCTCGACCATAGCTACCCTATTCCTCAGCACATCTGTGAGTTCACCAACGATCTAATCGAAAAGGGTGAACTGAATCTCGACAAATCACGTAACGACCACCGCGTTGTTACCTTCCACGACTCATGCAACGTCGCGCGTGGCAGTCGCATGGGCACCACCCCTGGTGGCCAGTTCGACATTCCTCGCGAGGTCATCAAGGCGTGCTGCAATAACTACGTCGACATGGAACCCGAAACGATTCGTGAAAAGACCTACTGCTGCGGTGGCGGCGGCGGTCTGCTGACCGATGATCTAATGGAGATTCGCGTCAAGGGCGCACTACCACGCATGGAAGCACTCAAGAGCGTGGTTGATGAACATAAGGTCACCAATCTGGCTGCGATCTGTGCAATCTGTAAGGCACAGTTTGCCAAGGTCCTGCCCTACTACGGTTTCCCAATGGATATGATCACCAGTACTCACCAGCTGGTTAAAGACGCCATCATTCTCCCCGGTGAGGGTGAAGGTAATGATGACGATCAGGAAGAAAACGAAGATTAA
- a CDS encoding respiratory nitrate reductase subunit gamma — protein MSFLTGFYALLFYTATVLFVVGIGYKIRQYATTPAPLKIPTTPAPITTSGVVVRMAREVVLFESLFRSNRWIWVFGWMFHVALALVLVRHVRYFQDPVWELIVLAQPFGKYAGFAMIAGLGGLWARRIFVERIRYITNPSDHLILALLVAIGVSGLGMKYVAHTDIVALKSFMLGLMTFSFKPLPTDGFLLIHLLLVAVLMIIFPISKLLHAPGVFFSPTRNQADNPREKRHVAPWAAELDK, from the coding sequence ATGTCGTTCCTTACAGGGTTTTATGCCCTACTGTTTTATACCGCAACGGTTCTGTTTGTAGTTGGAATTGGCTATAAGATTCGCCAATACGCTACAACACCTGCTCCGTTAAAAATTCCTACAACTCCTGCGCCAATCACTACAAGTGGCGTAGTAGTTCGCATGGCCCGTGAGGTCGTGCTATTTGAAAGCCTATTCCGATCTAATCGCTGGATCTGGGTCTTTGGCTGGATGTTCCATGTCGCTTTAGCGCTGGTTCTTGTCCGTCACGTACGTTATTTCCAGGATCCCGTGTGGGAACTGATCGTACTGGCACAGCCATTCGGTAAATATGCCGGCTTCGCGATGATCGCGGGCCTTGGCGGCCTCTGGGCGCGCCGCATCTTTGTTGAACGTATCCGTTATATCACTAACCCGTCTGATCACCTGATCCTGGCACTACTGGTTGCGATTGGTGTTAGCGGTCTCGGCATGAAGTATGTGGCACACACCGACATTGTCGCACTGAAGTCATTCATGCTTGGTCTAATGACCTTCAGCTTTAAGCCACTACCGACCGATGGTTTCCTACTGATTCACCTGCTGCTGGTAGCCGTATTGATGATCATCTTCCCGATCAGCAAATTACTGCATGCGCCTGGTGTCTTCTTCAGCCCAACACGTAATCAGGCCGACAACCCCCGTGAGAAACGTCACGTGGCGCCTTGGGCAGCAGAGCTTGATAAGTAA
- a CDS encoding TusE/DsrC/DsvC family sulfur relay protein — translation MPLDVEGKSLETDEEGYLVDLTEWTEPAALELAKTENLELTESHWEVIHFLREYYNEFQIAPAVRVLTKAIGKKLGKEKGNSKYLYELFPYGPAKQACKIAGLPKPTGCI, via the coding sequence ATGCCATTAGACGTTGAAGGTAAGAGCCTTGAGACCGACGAAGAAGGTTACCTGGTCGATCTGACCGAGTGGACCGAGCCTGCTGCACTTGAGCTGGCTAAGACCGAAAACCTGGAACTGACCGAGAGCCACTGGGAAGTTATTCACTTCCTGCGTGAGTACTACAACGAGTTCCAGATCGCTCCTGCTGTACGCGTTCTGACCAAGGCAATTGGTAAGAAGCTTGGCAAGGAAAAGGGCAACAGCAAGTACCTCTATGAGCTGTTCCCTTACGGTCCTGCAAAGCAGGCTTGTAAGATCGCTGGACTGCCTAAGCCTACTGGTTGTATCTAA
- the tusB gene encoding sulfurtransferase complex subunit TusB codes for MLLHTVNKSPFEKNALDSCLRMAKAGSSILLIEDGVYAATNNTSVSEKVKGVMGDITVYALEEDVKARGMQDKVMDGIKLVDYAGFVDLVAESDNVSAWL; via the coding sequence ATGTTGCTACACACAGTAAATAAATCACCGTTCGAAAAGAATGCCCTGGATAGCTGCCTTCGCATGGCTAAGGCCGGCAGCAGCATCCTGCTGATCGAGGACGGAGTATACGCCGCCACCAACAACACCTCAGTATCTGAAAAGGTTAAGGGTGTTATGGGTGACATTACCGTCTACGCGCTTGAGGAAGATGTAAAAGCACGTGGAATGCAAGATAAGGTAATGGATGGCATCAAGCTTGTAGATTATGCCGGTTTCGTGGATCTTGTCGCCGAAAGCGACAACGTCTCTGCTTGGCTTTAA
- the tusC gene encoding sulfurtransferase complex subunit TusC: MMSDEMMEDGGPVKKFLYMNRKAPYGTVYALESLEVVLIGAAFEQDVSLVFADDGLYQIAKGQDTAGIEMKNFSPTYRALEMYDVEQLYVEKESLEARGLTAEDFVVEVEVKTAEEIRDLMEEQDVVLSF, encoded by the coding sequence ATGATGAGTGATGAAATGATGGAAGACGGGGGCCCCGTCAAAAAGTTTCTGTACATGAACCGCAAGGCTCCGTACGGAACTGTATACGCCCTGGAATCCTTGGAAGTTGTACTGATTGGAGCAGCATTTGAGCAGGACGTAAGTCTGGTCTTCGCTGATGATGGTCTCTACCAGATTGCCAAGGGTCAGGATACTGCCGGTATCGAGATGAAGAACTTCTCTCCTACCTACCGCGCTCTTGAGATGTATGACGTAGAACAACTCTACGTTGAGAAAGAGTCATTGGAGGCTCGCGGCCTCACAGCAGAAGACTTCGTCGTAGAAGTTGAAGTTAAGACTGCTGAAGAGATCCGCGACCTTATGGAAGAGCAGGACGTAGTCCTGAGCTTTTAA
- the tusD gene encoding sulfurtransferase complex subunit TusD, with amino-acid sequence MKFSIQVNEGPYTHQASDSAFKFASAALEKGHEIFRIFFYHDGVNNATRLTTPPQDDRHIVNRWSDLADKHGVDLVVCVAAAQRRGIADADESKRNGKDADNLAPGFRISGLGQLIEAGIQADRLVVFGD; translated from the coding sequence ATGAAGTTCTCAATACAGGTTAACGAGGGGCCATATACCCATCAGGCTTCCGATAGTGCGTTCAAGTTTGCGAGCGCCGCATTGGAGAAGGGACACGAAATCTTTCGTATCTTCTTCTACCACGATGGCGTAAACAACGCGACTCGTCTGACCACTCCTCCTCAGGATGACCGTCACATCGTCAACCGCTGGAGCGATCTTGCTGATAAGCATGGCGTCGATCTCGTCGTCTGTGTTGCTGCGGCCCAGCGCCGCGGTATCGCAGATGCCGATGAGTCAAAGCGCAACGGTAAGGATGCAGACAATCTCGCACCCGGTTTCCGTATCTCAGGTCTGGGCCAGCTTATTGAAGCAGGCATTCAGGCTGATCGTCTGGTTGTATTTGGCGACTAA
- the dsrB gene encoding dissimilatory-type sulfite reductase subunit beta: MSAPRMPDECGVPDPFPYMHPTMKENFGDWKYHDRPRPGVLHHVANGGDQIWTVRAGTQRQMDLYTIRKLCDIADEFADGFVRFTIRSNIEYMVTDESRVQPLIDKLGEEGFPVGGTGNSVSMISHTQGWLHCDIPGTDASGAVKALMDELYDEFTKEEMPNRVRMTTSCCQINCGGQGDIAINIQHTKPPKINHDLVANVCERPTVVARCPVAAIRPALVNGKPSLEIDEKKCVCCGACFPPCPPMQINDPEHSKFAIWIGGKNSNARTKPTFHKLVAAGIPNNPPRWPEVAEVVKNILSVYKEDAKDYERIGEWVDRIGWSRFFEKTGLPFTKYHIDNWRGARTSLNASAHIRF; the protein is encoded by the coding sequence ATGTCAGCACCTCGTATGCCTGATGAGTGCGGAGTACCAGATCCGTTCCCCTACATGCACCCAACCATGAAGGAGAACTTCGGCGACTGGAAGTATCACGATCGTCCTCGTCCCGGCGTTCTTCATCACGTTGCCAACGGTGGCGACCAGATCTGGACTGTTCGCGCAGGTACCCAGCGTCAGATGGATCTCTACACCATTCGTAAGCTCTGTGATATCGCAGATGAGTTTGCAGACGGCTTTGTCCGTTTCACCATCCGCTCAAACATCGAGTACATGGTCACCGATGAGTCACGCGTTCAGCCGCTGATCGACAAGCTCGGCGAAGAGGGCTTCCCTGTCGGTGGTACCGGTAACTCTGTATCAATGATCTCTCACACTCAGGGTTGGTTGCACTGCGACATCCCTGGTACCGATGCATCCGGTGCTGTTAAGGCCCTGATGGATGAGCTCTACGACGAGTTCACCAAGGAAGAGATGCCTAACCGTGTTCGTATGACCACCTCTTGCTGCCAGATCAACTGTGGTGGTCAGGGTGATATCGCGATCAACATTCAGCACACCAAGCCACCTAAGATCAACCATGATCTGGTTGCTAACGTCTGTGAGCGTCCAACGGTTGTTGCTCGCTGTCCAGTTGCTGCGATTCGTCCTGCACTGGTTAATGGCAAGCCTTCACTTGAGATCGACGAGAAGAAGTGTGTCTGCTGTGGCGCCTGCTTCCCACCCTGCCCTCCCATGCAGATCAACGATCCTGAGCACTCGAAGTTTGCGATCTGGATTGGTGGTAAGAACTCTAACGCTCGTACCAAGCCGACCTTCCACAAGCTGGTTGCTGCTGGTATCCCTAACAACCCTCCTCGCTGGCCTGAGGTTGCTGAAGTTGTTAAGAACATCCTCTCTGTTTACAAAGAAGATGCTAAGGACTACGAGCGTATTGGTGAGTGGGTTGATCGCATCGGTTGGTCTCGTTTCTTTGAGAAGACCGGTCTGCCGTTCACCAAGTACCACATCGATAACTGGCGTGGTGCTCGCACCAGCCTGAACGCTTCGGCACACATCCGCTTCTAA
- the dsrA gene encoding dissimilatory-type sulfite reductase subunit alpha — protein sequence MGKNLHDTPMLDQLESGPWPSFVTGLKRLANDNDMMVDLLGQLETSYETRKGYWKGGTVGVIGYGGGIIPRFTELLDDNKEPLFPEAAEFHTLRIMPPAGMHYDTNTLRKMCDVWEKYGSGLIAFHGQSGDIMFQGCTTDNVQPAFDELNEMGFDLGGAGPAVRTGMSCVGAARCEHSCVNEQKVHRMLVNAFLDDMHRPALPYKFKFKVSGCGNDCMNSIQRADLATIGTWRDDMKVDQDEVKAYVADKGRKYVIDNVITRCPTQALSLNDDDTLAVDNSNCVRCMHCINVMTKALSPGDDKGVTLLVGGKRTLKIGDLMGTVVVPFMKLEDDDDFEALEELAGEMIDFFAENALEHERTGEMIERIGLINFLEGIGLEVDPNMVNQTRTSNYFRADDWDEEAGKWNERKAAG from the coding sequence ATGGGTAAGAACCTCCATGACACTCCGATGCTCGATCAGCTGGAAAGCGGCCCATGGCCTAGCTTTGTAACCGGTCTCAAGCGTCTTGCGAACGACAACGATATGATGGTCGACCTGCTGGGTCAGCTGGAAACCTCATACGAAACCCGTAAGGGCTACTGGAAAGGCGGCACCGTCGGCGTTATCGGTTACGGCGGCGGCATCATTCCTCGCTTCACCGAACTGCTCGATGACAACAAAGAGCCTCTGTTCCCTGAAGCTGCTGAGTTCCACACCCTGCGTATCATGCCTCCTGCCGGCATGCACTATGACACCAACACCCTGCGTAAGATGTGTGATGTCTGGGAAAAGTACGGTTCAGGCCTTATCGCTTTCCACGGCCAGTCTGGTGACATCATGTTCCAGGGCTGCACCACCGACAACGTACAGCCTGCTTTTGATGAGCTGAACGAAATGGGCTTCGACCTCGGCGGCGCCGGTCCTGCTGTCCGTACCGGTATGTCATGTGTTGGTGCTGCTCGTTGTGAGCACTCTTGTGTTAATGAGCAGAAGGTTCACCGCATGCTGGTCAATGCATTCCTTGATGATATGCATCGCCCTGCACTGCCTTACAAGTTCAAGTTCAAGGTTTCCGGTTGCGGAAACGATTGCATGAACTCTATCCAGCGTGCTGACCTCGCTACCATCGGTACCTGGCGCGACGACATGAAGGTCGATCAGGACGAGGTCAAAGCATATGTTGCTGACAAGGGTCGTAAGTATGTTATCGACAATGTCATCACCCGCTGCCCAACTCAGGCCCTGTCTCTGAATGACGACGACACCCTGGCTGTTGATAACAGCAACTGCGTACGCTGCATGCACTGCATCAACGTGATGACCAAGGCACTCTCCCCTGGCGACGACAAGGGTGTAACCCTGCTCGTTGGTGGTAAGCGTACTCTGAAGATCGGCGATCTGATGGGCACCGTAGTCGTTCCTTTCATGAAGCTTGAAGATGATGATGATTTCGAAGCCCTTGAAGAGCTGGCTGGCGAGATGATCGACTTCTTCGCCGAGAATGCTCTCGAGCATGAGCGTACCGGTGAGATGATCGAGCGTATTGGCCTGATCAATTTCCTTGAAGGCATTGGCCTCGAGGTTGATCCAAACATGGTCAACCAGACCCGTACCAGTAACTACTTCCGTGCCGATGATTGGGATGAGGAAGCTGGTAAGTGGAACGAGCGCAAGGCTGCCGGTTAA
- a CDS encoding sulfur relay protein DsrC: MLYLSEVMIQHTELESFEALLEVITARAKGGERFFKIDVKPPYNDTPENWEDRLEAAFT, from the coding sequence ATGTTATATCTGAGTGAAGTGATGATTCAGCATACTGAGCTGGAGTCCTTTGAGGCACTGCTTGAGGTGATCACGGCAAGGGCAAAAGGGGGGGAGCGCTTTTTTAAAATCGATGTGAAGCCGCCTTATAACGATACGCCTGAGAATTGGGAAGATAGGCTGGAAGCCGCATTTACCTGA
- the cas6 gene encoding type I-MYXAN CRISPR-associated protein Cas6/Cmx6, which produces MFWEEDEDETIKRPEDIVDLAFSLVATQIPVEHAYLLSQAVERVLPWLTDETGCGLHQIHGAESGNGWQRPDDGGAMYISKRTKLVLRLPNERVEDAGVLTGQKLDLDGYTLEVGKANVRLLNPVSTIYARYIITDGDESEEQFLEFVSEQLQEIGIRCKKMMCGRTHTIRVPGRELQARSLMLADISKEDSLQLQKLGLGRGRNIGCGLFIPHKGIQRI; this is translated from the coding sequence ATGTTCTGGGAAGAGGATGAAGACGAAACTATAAAACGGCCGGAGGATATCGTCGATCTGGCTTTTTCGCTGGTGGCTACTCAGATTCCGGTTGAGCATGCCTATCTGCTCTCTCAGGCCGTTGAGCGCGTTTTGCCCTGGTTAACCGATGAGACTGGTTGTGGTCTGCATCAGATTCATGGTGCCGAGAGCGGTAATGGCTGGCAGCGTCCCGATGATGGCGGTGCGATGTATATCTCCAAGCGAACCAAGTTGGTGCTGCGTCTGCCGAATGAACGAGTTGAGGATGCAGGAGTCCTGACCGGTCAAAAACTCGATCTTGATGGTTATACACTGGAGGTGGGCAAGGCGAACGTGCGTCTGCTCAATCCTGTGAGTACAATATATGCCCGTTACATCATTACCGATGGTGATGAGAGCGAAGAGCAGTTCCTCGAGTTCGTCTCTGAGCAGTTGCAAGAGATAGGGATTCGCTGCAAGAAGATGATGTGTGGCAGAACCCACACGATTAGGGTTCCTGGTCGTGAGCTGCAGGCTCGTAGTCTGATGCTGGCTGATATCAGCAAAGAGGACTCGCTGCAGTTACAGAAACTGGGGCTCGGTAGGGGACGCAACATCGGTTGTGGACTCTTTATTCCCCATAAGGGAATACAACGAATATAA
- a CDS encoding TusE/DsrC/DsvC family sulfur relay protein, with amino-acid sequence MSYEVNGQTIAANANGYIENVEDWNEDVAKAIAAAEGVEISARGWDIINYLRDEFLNNGGNQPNERNMVKHFKGAWDDSSINAKSLYEHFPKGPAKQAGKIAGTPETKRKGGY; translated from the coding sequence ATGTCGTACGAAGTAAATGGCCAGACCATAGCTGCAAACGCTAATGGTTACATTGAGAATGTTGAAGACTGGAATGAAGATGTTGCCAAGGCTATCGCTGCGGCCGAAGGTGTTGAAATCAGCGCGCGTGGCTGGGATATCATCAACTACCTGCGTGACGAGTTCCTCAACAACGGTGGCAACCAGCCTAATGAGCGCAACATGGTCAAGCACTTCAAGGGTGCGTGGGATGACTCAAGTATCAACGCCAAGAGCCTCTACGAGCACTTCCCTAAGGGACCTGCCAAGCAGGCTGGCAAGATTGCTGGTACCCCTGAGACCAAGCGTAAGGGCGGCTACTAA